AAGACGCCATTTTTTATCTGGAATTTCAGCATCAACACTTTCAgtatattttaattcaactccatttttgtaatttttatcttttgcCAATAAACCAGATGGATTAAAATTTTGCTTTTCCTTAACTTCATTACTTATGTTTTCtctttccttttctttttcatcttctttcttttttttagtttcatTCTCTATACTAATTTTCTTTAACTTATTACTACCATATTCatgattattataattattttcatgataatttttagaattatttaatttatattcttcattttcctttaccattttatttatatcattattattttttgttgatTTTAAACGATTTTCATTCTTAGATTTATcttctgaattttttttgttctctTTGTTATTTGAGGAATCAGAATGTTTTAGATCTtctaaatgaattttttttctgaaattgcttttttccttttctgtGGAATCATGTTTCCTTTTACCATTATAAATTTCGTTTTCCTTAGGATTCTTTTCATATTCATTGTACCTATCtatatcatatattttattttttttgtttatcaTCTTATCATGTTCTCCATAATTATCTTTTCTTATATGTAACTCgtctttttcatattttttagaacttttttcatattttttataatcacctttttcatattttttgtaataatcTTTTTCATGTTTATTATAATCACccttttcatattttttaaaatcatcTTTTTTCTTGTTCTGTTTGTTGCATGAACTACTTTTTTTATGTCTAGCATTATATTTGTCCCTGTAGTAGTctttatctttatattttccttCATCATCATaataatcttttttatttctttttttttcatttttttctctttcatTACTATGTTTTCCTATTTGTtcatacttattttttttgttatcatTCATTtctgaataatttttattctctctaattttatcattttcatttttaactttttttgatttattgtttttattatcatatttttctttatcataaactttttcttttttgttattatcatatttatCATTAGATATTTTTCTTTCTGTTATtgctttatcttttttagaATTTACATTACATACATattcatctttttctttctttttatctggaatttttttttcgcATTTGTCTTTATCAcatttttcatctttttcacAATTTTTAAccttttcataatttttatcataatttttccttccatcttttttttctctttcatctttcatttcttttttatgtaCCTTGTATTTACAATTTcgatctttttcattttcataatCTTTCtcatatatatcatttttatctcgatgcaa
The sequence above is drawn from the Plasmodium relictum strain SGS1 genome assembly, chromosome: 14 genome and encodes:
- a CDS encoding fork head domain protein, putative, whose amino-acid sequence is MNKDKVIKINDNADKSNLNNSEYKKKNASVSKLNDISNNNNVNIKEGKENNRKNLKNCENDLSIKSKNFDNKLLQNNVRKKIEENKVKKDQDHRPKDNNGDYINNCENIDKKRNYENNYENNSKTNNKSKYKQNNNYDEKYEKEKEIEKQKYKENITIKKKLHRDKNDIYEKDYENEKDRNCKYKVHKKEMKDEREKKDGRKNYDKNYEKVKNCEKDEKCDKDKCEKKIPDKKKEKDEYVCNVNSKKDKAITERKISNDKYDNNKKEKVYDKEKYDNKNNKSKKVKNENDKIRENKNYSEMNDNKKNKYEQIGKHSNEREKNEKKRNKKDYYDDEGKYKDKDYYRDKYNARHKKSSSCNKQNKKKDDFKKYEKGDYNKHEKDYYKKYEKGDYKKYEKSSKKYEKDELHIRKDNYGEHDKMINKKNKIYDIDRYNEYEKNPKENEIYNGKRKHDSTEKEKSNFRKKIHLEDLKHSDSSNNKENKKNSEDKSKNENRLKSTKNNNDINKMVKENEEYKLNNSKNYHENNYNNHEYGSNKLKKISIENETKKKKEDEKEKERENISNEVKEKQNFNPSGLLAKDKNYKNGVELKYTESVDAEIPDKKWRLYMFKDCNNNEPQKILHIHEKSCYLIGKEDLVVDIKLNNISISKQHAVIQFKRHENKILPFLVDLNSTNGSYLNNEQIEPNKFYELRETDILRFGSSVREFVLLHDTCHIN